A part of Ooceraea biroi isolate clonal line C1 chromosome 10, Obir_v5.4, whole genome shotgun sequence genomic DNA contains:
- the LOC105278581 gene encoding 3-hydroxyisobutyrate dehydrogenase, mitochondrial, translated as MSVFVTLTRLPNSFVTGARCYSKIGFVGLGNMGGHMARNLLKKGYALTVYDVNKLAMTNLAEAGAKCAASVAEMSSNVEVVISMLPSNQHVLDVYTGKDGVLSAAKENALLIDSSTVDPSVDQSIASQARERNLRFIDSPVSGGVNAAENGTLTYMVGGSKTDFDHAKSILEATGSRIVHCGDVGMGQAAKLCNNMLLAISMIGTAEAFNLGQRLGLDAKVLVDIVNSSSGRCWSSELYNPVPGILPNVPSSKNYEGGFGTTLMAKDLGLAQSAATRTQTPIPLGSLAHQVYRAVIAQGYPNKDFSVVYQFLKGKE; from the exons atgagTGTTTTTGTAACTCTAACGAGATTGCCTAACAGCTTCGTAACAG GAGCAAGATGTTATTCAAAAATCGGGTTTGTCGGATTGGGCAACATGGGCGGTCATATGGCGAGGAATCTGTTGAAAAAG GGCTACGCTCTTACGGTGTACGACGTAAATAAATTGGCGATGACGAATCTAGCAGAGGCAGGTGCAAAATGTGCGGCAAGCGTCGCAGAAATGTCTAGCAACGTCGAAGTTGTTATCTCGATGTTGCCTTCGAATCAACACGTTCTCGACGTGTACACTGGCAAGGACGGTGTACTCAG TGCGGCAAAGGAGAACGCTTTACTGATCGACAGCAGCACTGTGGATCCATCGGTGGATCAATCGATTGCGTCGCAGGCTCGGGAACGGAATTTAAGATTTATTGATAGCCCGGTGTCGGGAg GTGTGAATGCTGCCGAGAATGGCACCTTGACATACATGGTAGGGGGCTCGAAAACGGATTTCGACCACGCGAAATCCATCCTGGAAGCCACGGGATCTAGGATAGTACATTGCGGTGACGTGGGCATGGGTCAGGCCGCCAAGCTCTGCAATAACATGCTGCTGGCCATTAGTATGATTGGCACTGCGGAGGCGTTCAACCTCGGGCAAAG GCTTGGTCTGGACGCAAAGGTGTTGGTGGACATCGTGAATTCCAGCTCGGGCAGGTGCTGGTCCTCCGAGCTTTACAATCCAGTTCCAGGAATCCTACCGAATGTTCCGAGTTCGAAGAATTATGAG GGTGGTTTCGGCACAACGCTAATGGCGAAGGACTTGGGATTAGCGCAATCCGCTGCCACCAGAACGCAAACGCCAATTCCTCTTGGCTCTCTGGCACATCAAGTTTACAGGGCAGTTATTGCTCAGGGATACCCGAATAAAGATTTCAGTGTGGTTTATCAGTTCCTGAAAggtaaagaataa